AAACTAAGTTGTGAAGATTATAGGCGTTTGAATAGATTTGAAATTCTAAGAATtggtgataaagagaaaattattgcaaaacgAATGAATGATGATGTGGTTTCTATTAGGTATTATTGCGAtgacattttagaaaaagttcATAAAGATACTGGCCATAAAAAAAGATTAGgaatggaaaaagaaattgctAAGGAATATTGTAATATTCCCAAAAGTGTCATTGAAGAGTATTTGAAATTATGTGCTATGTgtcaattaaagaaaaaatcgaagcAGAAAGGATTAGTAGTAAAACCAATAATAATCTACAGGATTTAATAAAAGGGGACAAATTGATCTTATTGATATGCAAACAGAACCGGATGGCCCTTATATCATGAATTAGCAAGACCACCTCacaaaatttgtgtttttaaaacctctaaaaactaaaaaggcAGAAGAAGTAGCATATAACTTGATGGATATTTTTTGCATAGTCGGGGCACCTTGCTTGCTTCATAGTGACAATGGCAGAGAATTTGTGAATCAAGTAATTACTAGCCTTGCAGATATGTTTCAAGCGAAAATAATTCATGGTAAACCACGTCATTCTCAAAGCCAAGGGTCTATCGAGAGAGCGAACCAAGATGTAAGagacattttaattacttGGATGCAGGAAAATGAGACAACTAAGCGCGCAGAAGATCTAAGATTTGTGCAATTGAAAAAGAATAGATCATTTCACCGAGGCATCCAACGTACTCCATACGTTGGATGCCTCGTTGGAAGTCCGTTGTAACCAGTCGATATGTGCACACGACTCaagtttttcgatttttaacgctaaattcttctttttataACACGCCTTCAGCTTTTACAGATTATTACGCCTGCCTTCAGcatttcaaaaaacattttttaacctaTCACCCGACGTTGGAGTTTTTAACCTGACATGGTAAACCCacgccgttttcaaaaatttcacttaattctttaatccaaaattatatctttaatCATCGGTCCGTCGTAGTTTTCGTAAGAGAAATTTTTCCACATGATCATTTTTTCACGTGTTCAtcattcttagtttttgaCGTCTTGCCTGAAGACGCTTTTAGAAAAAGCGAAACATTGTTGTAccgaaattagaaaaaaaaaataataaaaaaaacatggtggacttattcttttttatcctaTTAATACTCACCATGATGAACCTGGAGGCTACAATTGCCAATTTACTCCATACGAGGCTATGTTTGGCATCCCACTTGTTAATAGCTTAAAAGATTCAAAGCTTCCGCTTGAAATTGTAGAGAAGTTACACGATGAGGACGACATTTCTAGATTAGAAAGCAGTGTTGGTAGAAACATAGAACAGGTAGTATCTGAAAAATCAGAATCAGAATTTCAAAACAGTGATGGAGGAAATGAAAAAGATGTACAAGAAAGCTTTCCcataaattattccaaaaatgaTTATGTTGAGGAAGAATTGTtgagataacctaaaaaaacgCAGAGAATTTACattgcttattattattattatatgtttcATTTTAGGAACAACGAAATccgattaaaatcaataaatcaaCATCGATCTCATAGTATTGCATGTTTAAAAAAGCAAGCAACAGAAATGTTACAGCAAAATTGTTCCAAATTCCCAAATATTGAAATTGGGCAGAACGTTTTAGTTAAGATTCCTGATGTCGACAGAGGACGCTTAGCTCCTCGTAACATTTTGGCTGTTGTATTGTCCGAGAAAGATGATTTATACCAACTTGGTACATCAACTGGCGTCTTGGAAAAACTATATGCAAGGAATGATTTAAACGGTAATAAGGTTTTTCTTTTCAGCCTTCTCAAACGAACTTATTGACATCTTCAGATGTACCCATCGAAAATAAACTCAGTTTGCGAACGGTGGCGGCAAAAGAATCAAATTCTTCCCAGGGGTTTGTAAGATGCAACTGTCGTAAACAGTGTAGTAATAAAAAGTGCAAATGCTTATTAAAGAACTTGAAATGTAACAGTAAATGTCATTCAAGTACTTCATGTCgcaataagtaataaaataaatattatgttaGTTCCTACATTGCATTTGTTTCTCATATGACCAAAGCAACAATTAACATTTCGGGATATGTTTAACTGCTAAAAACAGTACAACGTACTAATAAACACACTGCACGTAACTGATGTCCCTCATAAACATCCCAAAGGAGGTTATGTGTAGTTCCGATCGGATCGGCGCATTGTGCAAATTTACATATCGGGACGTGTTCAAACTGATATGGTCAGATCCCGATTGTATCATTTTTTCGTCATGTGACCTAACAGCTTTAGACATATGCCGATATGTCTAAATAAATCGGCCACGGGCCGAATTCGTCATCTGCCTCcaacatatacatataaaataggATTTTAAAATAGGAAgtgtaaattaatattaacattcacatcattattatttaagtgtttacCTAAGCCCCTCCTCTGATATAGGTGTAGTCATTATCATAATTACCGAATGAATGAACATGGTGTTCAAGCTGATGATTACGTCATGTTGCGTAATATTTATAAGTAAAATcgttaaagtttattaattaagataatcCAGTAAACATAAACGTGTAAGTATAACGTGTATGCAATTACTTTTAAACAATcctacagtgtgtccccggataggtaaaacgactcttataaaaggtaaaattttttcgatattaattatcatttttgGGGTTTAGACCTTCTtgattaaagactaattttgcacatattaacaattttttaaaaaacatgtgagccttgacagtgaaaaaaaaaacgctttTTGAGGTAGGTAAAGTACCTgttctgtttacagtacgtgaaagtgttactaagaagttttcttcacaatcaaatactatggccatatgcaaattttcggaatgatcaacctactttgataaaaaatccatatcaagcaattttatttctaacaaagactgctatggaaaaaacaaaattgctttcctgtCAATGTTAATCTTACAAAGTGTATTTTAGTaaacttaaagtgttttttaaatacaatgttaaCAGTGTTATGAAACCGAGGGAAAACCGATAAATATGGTTATTGCTATATTTAGTGAAAAATGTCCAAATACtagaattaaaagaagtacttATAGacgtttaatcaaaagatttaataataaagtaaagtaCTAGTAATAAAGTActattgatgaaaataataaacaatgggtTTTATTAAAGTAGGCCGATAATTCCGAAAATTTCCATATGgctataatttttcattctgaataaaattttttagttacattTTACCATACCGTAAACAGAAAAGATACTTTACTTGACACACAAGAAGTTTTCGCTTCAGTGTCAAcactcacttgttttttaaaacttgaaaatatgtcTTCTAAATTAGTCTTTAACCCATTAATGCTTACAGGGTCATTTACGACCCAACAGTACAATAGCAAGTTAATGCCCGAAATTATAGTAACATTAGTACTCTGTTATGCCCAAAGGGTCATTAATGACCCAAACACTTTTTAGCTGTGTTACATAGATACCGTTACTACTAGGCGCTTCATCTCTTCATATAGTTACTAAACTTAAGTTTTGTTGAACACCTGCACTCATCCTGAACTCTGCAGATAATAAAAGTAACATCTTTGTTGACGTTTTGGTTGGTTGTGTTTTTAATTGTGCAACATGGCAACGCTTTATGAATGGTAAGtaagaaatttcaattatttttgatgttttcatTACTAAAGGATGTAGTACAAAGTCTGTCTATTCTAATTGTGCATAAATGTAGATGATATTACCTTTTTTATTCCAAAGCTATGTCGCATAACCTAGATGGGTCGTTAACGACCCATCGAGCTGTACAcgtacatattttattagtttttggattttataacttttatgttGCTTTAGGAAACGGCCTCTAACAACAGCAGAATTATTAGAAATTATCGAGAATTTGAACGAAGATGATGTTATACCAGATGGAGTGATCATTACCCCTCCAGATGATTTCGATAATACAGATTGCGATTCGGGTGATGAAGAGAGTAACGATCCAGATAATTTGAATCGTCACCAACTAGAAGCTGAAGCCGAACTACAAAACGCTGATGAAGTTGAATCAGAGTGGAATGAAGAAGACTATACCGCTTTCAACATTCCAAAAGAGGCGCAAGGAAGAGTACGTAAAATGCAAATGGGAAAAAGGGGACCTTAATACCTCCTGGTAAGAAGAAACATTCCGATTTCTGCCTTCCCTTTCCCTGGGACCTAGCAGTCATccattcgattttttttcattaatgaTAACGCCTGAAATTGTAAACATGATAGTAGAACACACCACTACCTATGCGGCACAAAAGAACAAAGAATACTTCAATTTAACAGAAGAAGAACTATATACTTTTATAGGTATTTTGCTGTTGAGTGGTTACGTACTACTTCCACGCAGACGGATGTACTGGGAACAAAGCGAGGATGTACACAATGTTTTAGTCGCTAATGCGATGAGGAGGAgcagatttgaagaaatttgTAGTTATTTACATATGAGTAACAACGAAACCATTTCTAAAGATGATAAACTGGGTAAAATTCGCCCCCTTATAGATTGTTTGAATCGACAGTTCCTCAGATACGCACCGATTGAGAATAACATTTCCATCGACGAATCTATGATACCGTACTATGGTAAACATGGATGTAAACAATTTTGTAAAAGGTAAACCTGTTCGATTTGGTTACAAGGCTTGGGTAGCTGCTCTTAAATTAGGATATTGTGtccaatttgaaattttcctTGTACTTTGATAGTTTTTTTACTTCCCCGAAGCTTATTAGAAGTCTCACGAGCAGAGGGTTTGGAGGAACTGGAACTGTCCGTGATAATCGTACGGAAAAGTGTTTTATAAAAgggaaaaatgaaatgaagaaACTAGACCGTGGTTCTATGGATAGTGCAGttgataagaaaaataatatagtaTGTGTACGTTGGAAAGATAACAATGTTGTTACAATGCTGTCAAACAAATATGGAATAAATCCCctacaaaaatattatagaTATTctgtaaagaataaaaagaaaatatctaTAGATCAACCTAATCTGAtatcatattataataattatatggGTGGTGTAGACCAATTAGACAATCATGTTTCTAACTATAGAATAGGTTTCCGCGGAAAAAAATGGTACACACCAATAGTATACTGGTTACTTGACGTTTGTGCAACAAATGCCTACATTCTAGCTCGAGAATATAACTGTAAAAAAGATAATCTTCAATTTCGACGAGAAATTGCAAACCATTTGTTAAACACATATGGCAGTAAAAGTGAGAAACCGGGGCGAAAAAGAGCATCAGTAAGATTTCCGTTATCTGTAGTCAATGGCAAACATATAATCGTAACGAGTCAACCTAGGCTCCGATGCCAAGTGTGCaagaataaaacaacaaaagcATGCCAAACCTGTAAAGTACCATTGCATGATAAATGTTTTTCAGTGTACCATTGCGAATAAATTTCGTTCTAAATATGTAGTGTGTTTTTTATTACCACTTAGAGCTGCGATCTTTATGAGGCCCTATGGGTCGTTACAGACccagttctaattttacatcaGAATTCTAAAATCTTactttattatattgttttacaTGTATAAACCACTAAACACAAATAAATGTATGTATTAACtgaataaaaacgattttataatTCTGGGTATTTAACAGGTTTGGTCGTAAACGACCCTTCGGGTATTAAAGCagtacaaatatttttataattctgGGCATTAATGGGTTAAAGTAGGCCGATgattccgaaaatttgcatatggctataacttttcattctgaataaaatttcttagtcACATTTTACCATACCGTAAACAGAAAAGATACTTTACTGGACACACAAGAAGTTTTCGCTTCAGTGTCAACACTCActtgattttaaaaacttgaaaatatgtttaaaatttgtctTTAACCAAGCAAGGCTGAAACCCAAAagataacaattaatatcaaaatattttacattttataaaagtcgtttcacctatccgacacactgtatatgttTATCAAAGTCGTTTATCATTCTCGAATCACTAAAGAAGGGGTTGTTATCACGTTGTTGACAGgggtttttatatttaaattaattttatcaagacTAAATCCACTAAGGAAGatgtaaaaaagttataaaaattttttcgataatttgtattataacAACTATGTGTTTCATAATAAGTACAAGACCACCAAAGATGTGCATAAGTTGCACATTCCTAGTGACCGTAAGTGGTAAAGGTATCCGCACACAGAGAACCCCTTTGATTCACATTGGATATTTAAGCGAACTGTAGgaaaaaaaagttcatttcCCTTTAGTCTTTGGAGgactatttttaataatggataatagtaagttttatttattttttcttgtaattattaaaattattattaccattattttattttttaatttcagtgTGGGAATTTGTTATAACAATGTGTGAACAGTATAACCGAAacgtaagatttttttattttatttttttccaattcaatttcaattttttagccCCTCATTACACAAGCAGGGTTAAATACCCtaaacaacttgaaaaatatGTATGGACATTTTTTAGATGTTGTCTATAATGGTGTATACAACACCCAAGATAATGATTATATCATTATTGTAGGAGTTCCTTCAGGAACggagtttttttttcttatttcagtacgttgtaaacattattatttctattaatactTCTactaatatttgtttttaatttatagacACCATTCCTGAAGGACTACAatgtaagtaataattaaaacaaaaaaaaacaatgtatCTAATATCCTTTTTTCTTATACTATAATGAAgatctattttaattgttaagttttaatattttgtaagttatagaaaaaataaaataaaatgtagatAAACTAAagaaaccttttttttttattcctttaaaaagttatataaaatggTTATATTATATAGAGTACAATTGcttaatctattttttcttatgATTAACACAACAACAATTAAATCGGTCATTTTAAAAACCACATACAGTGCCTCACAAAAGTATTCGGAAAGTCTTGTTTTCACccaaaaaatgcaaaatacggtgtttattatttcgattttgagattaataaagattaacgtaacttttattacaagtAAAGTCTCATATCTTAGACAGAACAACAATATGATATTAACCTAACTTATACATTAAACTGTCACAAAAGTATTCGGAAATTTAAAACACAGTAGGCTATGTAggttttttctaaaattctaCTACATTACACTACATTAGCAGACAAACAAGCATTGCTGTAGATTACCTATTCAATCTGAATGTGAAGTTTTGGTgaatcatttttgatttaattaaatacggAGAATGGTATAAAAAATGGGAAGAAAATCAAAAGAGACCACAGTTTgaggaaagaaaaataatattcaatctGCGAAGGGAAGGTAAAACGTTGCAAGAGATATCAAACGCAACAAATAGAAGAGTGTCAGCTATCCATAGCATTTTGCAAAGGAATTCGCTTCAGTTGGGACAGCGATCGGAAAGGCCTGCAAAATTTAAGGCTCGTGATAAAGCtgttattattagaaaaattaaggAACAGCCACGTACTTCTGCGCCAGAAATTAATCGAAGTCTCGCCGAGTATAGTGGAATCCATGTCAGTGATGAAACTGTGCGACGAACTCTTAGAGCTGCTGGTTACAATGGACGTACTCCACGTATAAAGCCGCTTATAAGTGAGAAAAATCGGAGGAAGCGTTTGGAATTTGCAAGAAAATACGTAAACTATGGCACCGAGTTTTGGTCAAAAGTAATCTTTAGTGATGAAaccaaatttaacatttttgggCCAGATTGTGGTAATAAAGTTTGGCGAAAAGTAAATACCGAAATGCACCATAAAAATACAGTATGTTCGGTTAAACACGGGGGTGGTAATGTAATGTTGTGGGGCTGTATGAGTGCAAATGGCGTCGGAAACATGCAATTCATTACTGATAAAATGGATCACCGGCTCTACATCCAAATATTAAAAGACAATTTGAACGCTAGCGCCAATAAACTCGGACTTTCGGGTCGTTACATCTTTCAACAAGACAACGACCCGAAACATACAGCCCAAAATACAAAACTTTGGATTTTGTACAACACCCCAAGTGTTTTAGGAACACCGCCTCAGTCCCCGGACCTTAATCCGATTGAGCACTTGTGGGCAGATTTGGAGCGTGCCATCCGAAAACATGGAATTACATCAAAAGATACACTTAAAACAGCAATAGTCAAAGAATGGGAAAAAATATCAGCCGAGAGAACACGAAAACTAGTGTTGTCGATGCAGAACAGATTAAGAgaagttattaaaatgaaaggaTATGCTActcgatattaattaattaaaaaaaaaagttttactgaactagtttatttttttacgaatACTTTTGTGACGTGATTCAACCTCATTATTTAGTTAAActgctattttttttgtatttatgttGAGAAAAAGTTTAGTTTTTACGTTTCAATAAAAGTTTATACCACTAtgaaataatattgataaagtttttgttttaaatgaaaactaAAGAAAGTTGTTGTTACTCTCCTGTCCCATAAACTGATTTCCGAATACTTT
This region of Onthophagus taurus isolate NC chromosome 3, IU_Otau_3.0, whole genome shotgun sequence genomic DNA includes:
- the LOC139429477 gene encoding KRAB-A domain-containing protein 2-like, with the protein product MESEKYLVEKQIFETQLFKLIENSSANNFTTVQTVEHYLSILNQVKNSMSKKETNEKLSCEDYRRLNRFEILRIGDKEKIIAKRMNDDVVSIRYYCDDILEKVHKDTGHKKRLGMEKEIAKEYCNIPKSVIEEYLKLCAMCQLKKKSKQKGLVVKPIIIYRI